The Conger conger chromosome 11, fConCon1.1, whole genome shotgun sequence genome includes the window AATCAAGCATTCAGCTTCAAGAGATTCAGACGTGTGGGTTTGAGCCAGAGCAGCGGTGTAGCGGGGAGACACAGTTGTCTCCAAGGTAAAGTCGGCTAAAGTTGTTTTCTCGATTAGGACTGCACAGTGCCCCGCACGTCAGTTCCATGATTTTCTATAGAGAACTGGTTTTGGGTGGTCGGCGAACATTGTTTTCTTTATGCGACCGAGTTCTAACTGGAACAGGGTGTGGGAACGGGGAGGAAAACGTTTACATCATAATGgttgccccctctcccccctctcctcccttctcGACTGAGCCGGATCGATCAGGTTTGCGGCGTTCCATGACATTTCCACCGGCCGAGGCTATGCGCGCCCGCCTGCGCTACGCTCACGACCCGCTTTTGGTAGTGCGGTGCCAAAATAGAAGCGTCTCTTTTGGTAATGGAACAGTGGATTACCTTTAGCAGTCCCCATCCATTCTGCACATACTGTGCCTCCACGTAAAATTAATCGACGTTTACCCTTGTCTCCTACTTCTAATTAATCTCGCAGTTAAGTCTTCCCATTTTCTTGCGTATACGGCGCACTGCCTACAACAACatgatattttatattatttttcttaccCTCAGTGTGATAATTCATAGAAGGAAATCAACGACATGGTTAGTAgctgtgaaatatttattgttaatcgtacatatacttttatttcaattactCTGtgctaatattttttaaatacaaacagaTCTATATTCATCTACCAAACGACAAAATATTTATTCCAAATAAGTATCTCCTTGAGCACGACAGCTAAATTTGTCTTACTGTTTAAGAGGTGCTGAATTCAAACCCTGAATCGCCCACATGTCAGGTCTTCCCAGGGACGGGGGGAGATGTGGGTCGGAGGTGTGTTGACAATCTGCCAGCGGATTGGCTGTTGGGAGAATCCCCCGGCGCGCTGCCTATAAAGACGGCGAACGCGCGTGGCGGTATGAAAGCGCTGAGCTGCTCGAAACGAGAGAGGATCCGTACGACTGATGAGAGAGGGTTACCTCAGTTCATCTTCCCACTACTCAGGTAAGAGAGCTTTTCCGTGagataaaaataagaataataaaatcGTATATAgtattgaatacattttaaaatagaaatagaGAGAATATCTATATATAATCATTTTAAGCAAATCTGAAGAGTACAAGTTACAATTACCCAACCACTTTGGTCCATTCCATTAGTGTTAGTCAACAGAGCTGTGAATTAAAAATGAAGGTATAATTTACAGATTCAtactcatttaaaacaaaatgtaaacagtaTGAAGAACAATTATAGAATTATACAAAGCCCCTTTGTCCTTGCCATTTCCCCAAACTGAActgcaaaatatatattgtgaAGCCTGTATATGGGGACTTGCAAGGTGGCTTCTCTCTCCAGAACAACTTTCTCATAcatgaaatacaataaaaacagtaTGTAGTTTAAAAACATGGAAACAGCTACTAGATTTATGGATTAGTAATACTTTTAAGTAAAATGTTAACGGTATTAGGAACAATTATACCATTACACAGGGCACTTTTGTCCTTCCCATTGACTAAAACCCATTGGAAAATGATTGGGAcactcaaggtcggtggttctaatcccggtgtagccagaataagatctgcccttaaccctgcattgctccaggggaggattgtctcctgcttaatctaatcaactgtacgtcgctctggataagagcatatgCCAAAATgcgaataatgtaatgtaatgtaaaactagATTGCAAAATGTAGACTGTGATTATTGCATATGAGGATAGAATGTGCTTTTGGAGTGACCATTTGGAGACAGCGTATTGTGCACCTTCTTATCCTATGAGCTGGGGTTCTTACGGGCATGGGGCAgcctgaggtacatgactgaagccctggtttagccacaataagatcagtgtagctgttgggcccttgggcaaggctcttaaccccacattgctcccctgcTTCTCAACTGTAAGACGcgttggataagagcgtcagctgaATAGTGGTAACGTGCTGTGATGGTTTCTCCCTCCAGTCCAGCCATGAACTCCCAGGGCCCCCTGCATGTGGCCACCCCCCTGAGGGAGAGCCTGCCTCTGTCCCGGCTAGCCGGGACCCCCATCTACCTCAAACTGGACTCCTCCCAGCCCACCGGCTCCTTCAAGATCCGCGGTATCGGACACCTCTGCAAGACCGTGAGTCTCCACCATCACTGCTGCCTCATGGTCTCCACTGAAGTCACTCAGCTCAGCTTCCTTATGGTCTCCACTGGGGTCACTGAGCTCAGCTTCCTTATGGTCTCCACTGTGGTCACTGAGCTCAGCTTCCTTATGATCTCCACTGTGGTCACTGAGCTCAGCTTCCTTATGATCTCCACTGTGGTCACTGAGCTCAGCTTCCTTATGATCTCCACTGGGGTCACTGATCTCCACTGTGGTCACTGAGCTCAGCTTCCTTATGATCTCCACTGTGGTCACTGAGCTCAGCTTCCTTATGATCTCCACTGTGGTCACTGAGCTCAGCTTCCTTATGgctattactgctactgctattactaatactgctgctgctacaactGATAGTACTGCGTCTGGGCTATGCAGCATTATGACCTGATATTAGTAACACTAATACTGCCGCTATTACTATTACTTCTATAACTAGTAATATTAGGAGtaatactactgctgctgctgctatgactactactactacaactaccaATACTACTATTTCTACTGTTGTTATTCTTAGTACCACTACTACAATGACTAACCACAACTGCTATGACTACCAATACTACTCATGCTGTTTCTACTGTTGCTTTTAATACTACCACTGCCATCACaactactgctgttactgctaCCACCATGACGTGTAGCATTTTAGAACAAATTTTAAAAGCTGATATTGTACGATTATTACACTATTGTTGAATGAGTTTTTCAATAATCACTCAAGGGCTAACAATAAGGAAATGGGGTTTGGGAGAGATTGGGGTTAGGGATAGACTGGGGTTTGGGGTAGACTGGAGTTCAGGAGTGATTGGGGTTCGGGATAAATTGGGGTTCGAGATAGACCTGGGTTTGGGAGAGATTTGGGTTTGGGATAGCCTGGAGTTAGGGAGAGACTGGCAGTCGGGACAGAAGGCATTGTGGGTAGGTGGAGGTCAGTAAGCGGAAAGGCACAGCGGGTGCATGCTCCAGTttggaccagttcagaccagtctGAGGAGATTACTTAATGGGGACCACTGAGTTGGCACGgagacaatgtgtgtgtgtgtgtgtgggagaagaGGTGGAAGGGGGTACTtcaatgtgcatgtgtgtgtgtgtgggaggggggggttctgCTCCTGTGAAAGACAGCTCTAATGGGGTTTTTTGTTCCATTGTGTGTTTCAGTGGGCTGAACGAGGCTGCGAACGATTCGTCTGTTGCTCAGGTGAGTGCCCAGCCTATCACAGCTTGCCAACTCACCAAGATTTTTATATGAAGCAATCTAATTCACTTTTATATAGGTGTGCTTACACCAAGGTGTCTAAATCAGAGTGCTGAACAGTTAAAACAACCAAAGCACAGTCAGTCCAAGAGTCTAACTTTAGTTTcaatattcaattaaattttatttgtatttcgcttttcacagtagactgtcccaaagacccaaatagcatatgaggtaaacaactccctagtAGGGGAGAAACCCACAAacaaactccccgatgggaagaaatcccGGCTATAGGGGATGCCCATCTTCTGCTGGCCTATTGGCTACgatggtaacagttcaggtattgAGCTAGCAGATAATCTAGAAAGTCCACaggttcaacagtaactgtttgctgcaaacatagttcccCGCGAACGTTTGCCGTCTTGAGCACATGTCTGCAGTAAGGGCTGTCTCTCTGAGATACCCTCCTGTGGTaatgcctgtctctctctctctgatacccTCCTGTGGTAatgcccatctctctctctgatacccTCCTGTGGTAatgcccatctctctctctgatacccTCCTGTGGTAatgcccatctctctctctgatacccTCCTGTGGTAATGCCCATCTCTCTCTGATGCCCTCCTGTGGTAatgcccatctctctctctgatacccTCCTGTGGTAatgcccgtctctctctctgataacCTCCTGCGGTAatgcccgtctctctctctgatacccTCCTGTGGTAATGCCCATCTCTCTCTGATACCCTCCTGTGGTaatgcctgtctctctctctgatacccTCCTGTGGTAatgcccgtctctctctctgatacccTCCTGTGGTAatgcccatctctctctctctgatacccTCCTGTGGTAatgcccatctctctctctgatacccTCCTGCGGTAatgcccgtctctctctctgatgcccTCCTGactcctcgctctccctctcaggGGGCAACGCTGGCATGGCCGCCGCCTACTCCGCTCGGTGCCTCGGGGTGCCCGCCACCATCGTGGTTCCCGTGGTGACGCCCACCTTCACCGTGCAGCGGCTGAAGGACGAGGGGGCCACGGTGCTGGTGCACGGACAGGTGAGCCCcgcttccagaacattcctccATCGCAAGTCCACACCGAGAACCACAACTACGATCCCTCGTTCTAAAAACCGTTCTCACTCAAGTGGATGGAGTCCACCCCACAACCGTAACCACAACGGCAGTGGTGAATGATAttgttgggatcactttcagagcgatTTTTTCCAGTCgatcaaaatccatccaaatttacagggcgtcaAGTTCAAAATGGCAGGCGATGTAGAGAACATTATCGTTCATCAGTGcggatgctcacattgttatcATTATAGTTAGAGTTCTTCGCGTGGACAGATTTTTTTACAGAGATTACCGTAATTTACGGTACAGTAGCAGCACCACAGTTGGGAATAAAACCCATGACCTTTGACACGGCCAGTTTCCTAACTATGACATCACACTGCCGCCTCGCAGCCCATTGGCTGAATGTGTTGCCAAGGGCGCTGTGCTGTTTTTCAGGAGCTGAAGGAGAGCATCGAGTACGGTCAGCAGCTAGTCGCCAACAACGCCGGCTGGGTGTTCATCTCCCCGTACGACAACCCGCTCATCTGGTGAGTTCCTGCACGATGGCAGCCATGTCGCTAAACATGACGGACatcttcacacagagagtggtcactgtgtggtgTTTTTGAGACCAGCCTTGATGTGGTGCGAgatacatcacattacattaatggcatttggcagacgctcttatccagaccgacgtacaacaaagtgcaaagtgcatgcccataaccaggaataagtgcgctgaaagaccctagagggaactACAATTTCATAGATACCgtttagcttttaggtaaactaagcattagatACACtgtagtggtaggaaaaggcgagcattgctgggctgaatggcctgttcttatcATTATGTTACGCTATATTTCTCACCAGAGCTGGGTCACATGATTATGTCCCAATAACCCACTCACTCTCCCCTTAATTAGAACAAATTACGGTCTTAATTACAGTAATTATACAACAATTATTTTACAATACTTTTGTTTTGTACCGGGGCCAAACAGTTATTATAGTTACAGTAACCCTTTTGTCCAGGAATAATATCTTTCACATGACTCAACATTTTAAGCAAAACACTTATTTTAGCCAATATTCATGACAAAATTCTTCTTCTCAATTGTACAGTTGAGCTTTGTAACACAATCTCCTCAGAGATCACCAGTTTCCTTTCTTTCAATATATTAGCAGCATCTAAagtgataaattatttaaattaatttttatatAACAAAACTGTCAATCACTGTGTTACATAAAGAGGTCCAGACCCACTTATTGTGCCGTGTATGGCGAGACCACGTCCGTGTGGCAGGAGGCGTGCTGTGTGGTGCGTAACGGCCTTTATACCTCATAATGGGATTTGGCATAGCACCTCTGGGGGCCGCGGACGGAGCATTGTTTGGCCCTGAGGAGGCTGAGCTGAGCTGCAGCCCTCTGTGTGTTCATTAGGGCCCGCTGGCTCTGTGCCAGTGCATGTCTTTATCACAGCTCTGTAATGGCTGCTCTTGTGTCACAGAAGGCCATTGTGGGCAGGTTACATAAGAACTGGGGCGTAAGTACATAacgactgggggggggggggggggggggggggggggggtcagggcagCCAGTGTGACTCAGGTTTCACTGTCCTGCtgtgctgtccatggtcctgacctgacctcattttatttttggtttctgttttgcgttatgcgtctgtgtgtgtgtgtgtgtatgtatgatgtgtgtgtgtgtgtgatgtgtgtgtatgtgtatgtatgatgtgtgtgcgtgtgtgtgatgtgcgtgtgtgtgtgtgtatgtatgatgtgtgtgtgtgtgtgtgtatatgtatgatgtgtgtgtgtgtgtgtgtgtatgtatgatgtgtgtgcgtgtgtgtgtgtacagggaggGCCACATGTCTCTGGTCCAGGAGCTGCAGTCGGAGCTGGAGGTGAAGCCGGGGGCGGTGGTGCTGtcggtggggggaggggggctcctcTGCGGGGTGGTGCAGGGCCTCCGTCAGGCCGGCTGGGGGGACGTCCCCGTCATCGCCATGGAGACCGTGGGGGCCCACAGCCTGAATGCTGCCATGGAGAAAGGGGAGCTGGTCACCCTCCCCAAAATCACCAGGTACCCGCCCCTCTCCCAGCCTACAGGAAGTGAACCAAacagcccgttaattacctAATATTTAGCTGAAgtagtacttaccactgaaatcaaagtagttacctCATAATTGCATAAGTTGTTGTGCACTTACCCAATAAATACTTGAtaatgggctgtaaaataagGCATTACCACTTAGATTTGCCATTTTAGCAACAGCTACTGATAAACTCATTAGAGACATCTGACCACAGTTCTTGTGTCCCAGTGAGAAGTGGTTCACTGTGGCCAACAGAACCAGCCCTGGTGTACAAACTGACCCAGGGTCATTTGTGATAACGAAATCAGAAATGCATGAGGAATGGAGTTCTCCACGACAGACTTGGAGTACAAATGTTTGCTTAAACATACGATAGTCCATGCTTTTGATATAGTACTACATACTATATAGTATACATAACTTGATGCATAAAGCtgtccaaaagaaaaagtcaGTCCCCCGTCAGACCTGCTACTCACCCACAGTGTGGCCACCACGCTGGGTCTACTGCTCACACTCTCTGCCCCACAGTGTGGTCACCACGCTGGGTCtactgctcactctctctgccccacagTGTGGCCACCACGCTGGGTCtactgctcactctctctgccccacagTGTGGCCACCACGCTGGGTCtactgctcactctctctgccccacagTGTGGCCACCACGCTGGGTCTactgctcactctctccccctctctgccccacagTGTGGCCACCAAGCTGGGTCTactgctcactctctccccctctctcccccacagtgTGGCCACCATGCTGGGTCTAatgctcacactctctcccccacagtGTGGCCACCACGCTGGGTCTActgctcacactctctccctctctctgccccacagTGTGGCCACCACGCTGGGTCTactgctcactctctccccctctctgccccacagTGTGGCCACCAAGCTGGGTCTAatgctcacactctctcccccacagtGTGGCCACCACGCTGGGTCTActgctcacactctctccctctctctgccccacagTGTGGCCACCAAGCTGGGTCTAatgctcacactctctcccccacagtGTGGCCACCACGCTAGGTCTActgctcacactctctccctctctctgccccacagTGTGGCCACCACGCTGGGTCTActgctcacactctctccctcactctctgccCCACAGTGTAGCCACCACGCTGGGTCTactgctcactctctccccctctctctctgccccacagTGTGGCCACCACGCTGGGTCTACtgctcacactctccctctctctctgccccacagTGTGGCCACCACGCTGGGTCTactgctcactctctccccctctctctctgccccacagTGTGGCCACCACGCTGGGTCTACTGCTCACACTCTCTGCCCCACAGTGTGGCCACCACGCTGGGTCTactgctcactctctcccccacagtGTGGCCACCATGCTGGGTCTACtgctcacactctccctctc containing:
- the LOC133139964 gene encoding LOW QUALITY PROTEIN: L-serine dehydratase/L-threonine deaminase-like (The sequence of the model RefSeq protein was modified relative to this genomic sequence to represent the inferred CDS: substituted 1 base at 1 genomic stop codon); translation: MNSQGPLHVATPLRESLPLSRLAGTPIYLKLDSSQPTGSFKIRGIGHLCKTWAERGCERFVCCSGGNAGMAAAYSARCLGVPATIVVPVVTPTFTVQRLKDEGATVLVHGQELKESIEYGQQLVANNAGWVFISPYDNPLIWEGHMSLVQELQSELEVKPGAVVLSVGGGGLLCGVVQGLRQAGWGDVPVIAMETVGAHSLNAAMEKGELVTLPKITSVATTLGLNCVAAQALKLAQEHEVFSQLVSDQEAVEAVERFADDEKILVEPACGAALAAVYSSALSRLQQQGKLGQNLGPVVVVVCGGNNISLGQLHKLKEQLGMSSXTTPKLPPMDHLPLLPNTP